A window of the Acidovorax sp. YS12 genome harbors these coding sequences:
- a CDS encoding ABC transporter substrate-binding protein, whose translation MKHAKFTALALLLGSAGLLAGAAHAQDKVKIGYISDLSSLYADLEGKGGATAIQMAIDDFGGKVLGKPIELLTVDHQNKADIAASKAREWIDTQNLTMIFSGTNSGVALALAKVAEEKKRVMINNGAGSSALTNEACTPYTVHYAYDTVALSKGAAGAIVDGGGKSWFFLTADYAFGHAMEADASAVVKAKGGTVASAVRHPLNASDFSSFLLQAQNSKAQVLALANAGGDTINTIKAAKEFGIDKTMKIAPLLVFYSDIHSLGLKNTAGMQFVTSWYWDMDAASRKFADAYMKKTQRRPTEIQAADYSATMNYLKAVQAAGTTDADKVMETWRGMKMDDFFAKGQIRADGSYIHDMYLVQVKEPKESKGTWDYYKIVKKLSGDDVFTAKAESKCALWK comes from the coding sequence ATGAAGCACGCAAAATTCACCGCGCTGGCGCTGCTGCTCGGTTCGGCCGGCCTGCTGGCAGGCGCCGCGCACGCGCAGGACAAGGTCAAGATCGGCTACATCTCCGACCTGTCGAGCCTGTACGCCGACTTGGAAGGCAAGGGCGGCGCCACCGCCATCCAGATGGCCATCGACGACTTCGGCGGCAAGGTGCTGGGCAAGCCCATCGAGCTGCTCACCGTGGACCACCAGAACAAGGCCGACATCGCCGCCAGCAAGGCGCGCGAGTGGATCGACACGCAGAACCTGACGATGATCTTCAGCGGCACCAACTCCGGCGTCGCCTTGGCGCTGGCCAAGGTCGCCGAGGAGAAGAAGCGCGTGATGATCAACAACGGCGCGGGCAGCTCTGCCCTGACCAACGAGGCGTGCACCCCCTACACCGTGCACTACGCCTACGACACCGTGGCGCTGTCCAAGGGCGCAGCGGGTGCCATCGTCGATGGCGGCGGCAAGAGCTGGTTCTTCCTCACCGCAGACTATGCCTTCGGCCACGCCATGGAGGCGGATGCGTCCGCCGTCGTCAAGGCCAAGGGCGGCACGGTGGCGAGCGCGGTGCGCCACCCGCTGAATGCGTCGGACTTCTCTTCGTTCCTGCTGCAGGCGCAGAACTCCAAGGCCCAGGTGCTGGCGCTGGCCAACGCGGGCGGCGACACCATCAACACCATCAAGGCGGCCAAGGAGTTCGGCATCGACAAGACGATGAAGATCGCCCCGCTGCTGGTCTTCTACAGCGACATCCACAGCCTGGGCCTGAAGAACACCGCCGGCATGCAGTTCGTCACCAGCTGGTATTGGGACATGGACGCCGCCTCGCGCAAGTTCGCCGACGCGTACATGAAGAAGACCCAGCGCCGCCCGACCGAGATCCAGGCCGCCGACTACTCGGCCACCATGAACTACCTCAAGGCCGTGCAGGCCGCCGGCACCACCGACGCCGATAAGGTCATGGAAACCTGGCGTGGCATGAAGATGGACGACTTCTTCGCCAAGGGCCAGATCCGCGCCGATGGCAGCTACATCCACGACATGTACCTGGTCCAGGTCAAGGAGCCCAAGGAATCCAAGGGCACCTGGGACTACTACAAGATCGTGAAGAAGCTGTCCGGCGACGACGTCTTCACCGCCAAGGCCGAAAGCAAGTGCGCGCTGTGGAAGTGA
- a CDS encoding ABC transporter substrate-binding protein, whose translation MHPTLKTLAALMGAAGLAMSAAHAQDKVKIGLITDMSSLYADVEGKNGAVAIQMAIDDFGGKVLGKPIELLSADHQNKADIAASKAREWIDTQGLTMLFGGTNSGTALAMAKIAEEKKRVYFNSGAGSSALTNEQCTPYTVHYAYDTVALAKGTGGAVVKQGGKDWFFLTADYAFGQALQDDTTKVVTAAGGKVLGSVKHPLNASDFSSFLLQAQNSKAQILGLANAGGDTINAIKAAKEFGINKSMKMAGLLVFLTDIHSLGLRNTEGLLLTTSWDWNLNDQTRAFGKKFFAKTKRMPTDIHAADYSATMNYLKAVQAAGTTDADKVMAKLKSTPINDFYAKGQIRADGRFVHDMYLMQVKAQSESKEPWDYYKVVAKLPGDEVFTTKAESKCALWK comes from the coding sequence ATGCATCCCACCCTCAAAACCCTGGCCGCCTTGATGGGCGCAGCGGGCTTGGCCATGTCGGCTGCCCACGCGCAGGACAAGGTCAAGATCGGCCTGATCACCGACATGTCGAGCCTGTATGCCGACGTGGAAGGCAAGAACGGCGCTGTCGCCATCCAGATGGCCATCGACGACTTCGGCGGCAAGGTGCTGGGCAAGCCCATCGAGCTGCTATCGGCCGACCACCAGAACAAGGCCGACATCGCCGCCAGCAAGGCGCGCGAGTGGATCGACACGCAGGGCCTGACCATGCTGTTCGGCGGCACCAACTCCGGCACGGCCCTGGCCATGGCCAAGATCGCCGAGGAGAAGAAGCGTGTGTACTTCAACAGCGGCGCAGGCTCCTCCGCGCTGACCAACGAGCAGTGCACGCCCTATACCGTGCACTACGCCTACGACACCGTGGCGCTGGCCAAGGGTACCGGCGGCGCGGTGGTCAAGCAGGGCGGCAAGGACTGGTTCTTCCTCACGGCCGACTATGCCTTCGGCCAGGCGCTGCAGGACGACACCACCAAGGTCGTCACCGCCGCGGGCGGCAAGGTGCTGGGCAGCGTCAAGCACCCGCTGAATGCCTCCGACTTCTCCTCGTTCCTGCTGCAGGCGCAGAACTCCAAGGCGCAGATCCTGGGCCTGGCCAACGCGGGCGGCGACACCATCAACGCCATCAAGGCGGCGAAGGAATTCGGCATCAACAAGAGCATGAAGATGGCCGGCCTGCTGGTGTTCCTGACCGACATCCACAGCCTGGGCCTGCGCAACACCGAAGGCCTGCTGCTCACCACGAGCTGGGACTGGAACCTGAACGACCAGACGCGCGCGTTCGGCAAGAAATTCTTCGCCAAGACCAAGCGCATGCCCACCGACATCCACGCGGCCGACTACTCCGCCACCATGAACTACCTCAAGGCCGTGCAGGCCGCCGGCACCACCGACGCCGACAAGGTCATGGCCAAGCTCAAGTCCACGCCGATCAACGACTTCTACGCCAAGGGCCAGATCCGCGCCGACGGCCGCTTCGTGCACGACATGTACCTGATGCAGGTGAAGGCCCAGTCCGAGTCCAAGGAGCCCTGGGACTACTACAAGGTTGTCGCCAAGCTGCCCGGCGATGAGGTCTTCACCACCAAGGCCGAAAGCAAGTGCGCGCTGTGGAAGTGA
- a CDS encoding branched-chain amino acid ABC transporter permease → MEIFGVSMPAMLSQLLLGLVNGSFYAILSLGLAVIFGLLNVINFAHGALFMLGALLTWMGMSYLGVNYWVMLVAAPLVVGVFGVVIERLLLRWIYKLDHLYGLLLTLGLTLLIEGVFRSIYGVSGLGYDTPELLEGATNLGFMILPNYRAWVVVASLAVCVATWYVIEKTKLGAYLRAGTENPRLVEAFGVNVPVMITLTYAFGAALAAFAGVLAAPVYQVTPLMGQNLIIVVFAVVVIGGMGSIMGSILTGLGLGVVEGFTKVFYPEASSTVVFVIMAIVLLIRPAGLFGKEK, encoded by the coding sequence ATGGAAATCTTCGGTGTATCCATGCCAGCCATGCTGAGCCAGCTCCTGCTGGGGCTGGTCAATGGCTCGTTCTATGCCATCCTCAGCCTCGGGCTGGCGGTGATCTTCGGCCTGCTCAACGTGATCAACTTCGCCCACGGCGCGTTGTTCATGCTCGGGGCCCTGCTGACCTGGATGGGCATGAGCTATCTGGGCGTCAACTACTGGGTCATGCTGGTGGCCGCGCCGCTGGTGGTGGGGGTCTTCGGGGTGGTGATCGAGCGCCTGCTGCTGCGCTGGATCTACAAGCTCGACCACCTCTACGGCCTGCTGCTGACGCTGGGCCTGACGCTGCTGATCGAGGGCGTGTTCCGCTCCATCTACGGCGTCTCCGGCCTGGGCTACGACACGCCCGAGCTGCTCGAAGGCGCGACCAACCTCGGCTTCATGATCCTGCCCAACTACCGTGCCTGGGTCGTCGTGGCCTCGCTCGCCGTGTGCGTGGCCACCTGGTACGTGATCGAGAAGACCAAGCTCGGCGCCTACCTGCGTGCCGGCACCGAGAACCCGCGCCTGGTCGAGGCCTTCGGCGTCAACGTGCCGGTGATGATCACGCTCACCTATGCCTTCGGCGCGGCGCTGGCGGCCTTCGCCGGCGTGCTCGCGGCACCGGTGTACCAGGTCACGCCGCTGATGGGGCAGAACCTCATCATCGTGGTCTTCGCCGTGGTGGTGATCGGGGGCATGGGCTCCATCATGGGCTCCATCCTCACCGGCCTCGGCCTGGGGGTGGTCGAAGGCTTCACCAAGGTCTTCTACCCCGAGGCTTCGTCCACCGTGGTGTTCGTCATCATGGCTATCGTCCTCCTGATCCGCCCCGCAGGCCTGTTCGGCAAAGAGAAGTGA
- a CDS encoding ABC transporter ATP-binding protein, producing MAAPALEIKGLQAWYGESHVLHGVDLVVQPGEVVTLLGRNGAGRTSTMRAIMGLTGARKGSIRINGRETIGLPTHRIAHLGVGYCPEERGIFSSLSCEENLLLPPQLKTGHAGMTLEQIYAMFPNLAERKNSQGTRLSGGEQQMLAVARILRTGAKLLLLDEISEGLAPVIVQALARMITTLRQQGYTVVMVEQNFRFAAPLADRFYVMEHGRMVEHFGASELQAKMPVLNQLLGV from the coding sequence ATGGCGGCACCCGCACTCGAAATCAAGGGCCTGCAGGCCTGGTACGGCGAATCGCATGTGCTGCACGGCGTCGACCTGGTAGTCCAGCCGGGCGAGGTGGTGACGCTGCTGGGCCGCAATGGCGCGGGCCGCACGTCCACCATGCGGGCCATCATGGGCCTGACCGGCGCGCGCAAGGGCTCGATCCGCATCAACGGGCGCGAAACCATCGGGTTGCCCACGCACCGCATCGCCCACCTGGGCGTGGGCTATTGCCCCGAGGAGCGCGGCATTTTCTCCAGCCTGTCGTGCGAGGAAAACCTGCTCCTGCCGCCGCAGCTCAAGACCGGCCACGCCGGCATGACGCTGGAGCAGATCTACGCCATGTTCCCCAACCTGGCCGAGCGCAAGAACAGCCAGGGCACGCGCCTGTCGGGCGGCGAGCAGCAGATGCTGGCGGTGGCGCGCATCCTGCGCACCGGCGCCAAGCTGCTGCTGCTCGATGAAATTTCCGAAGGACTGGCGCCGGTGATCGTGCAGGCGCTGGCGCGCATGATCACCACGCTGCGCCAGCAGGGCTACACCGTGGTCATGGTGGAGCAGAACTTCCGCTTCGCCGCGCCGCTGGCGGACCGCTTCTACGTCATGGAGCACGGCCGCATGGTGGAGCACTTCGGTGCCAGCGAGCTGCAGGCCAAGATGCCGGTGCTCAACCAATTGCTGGGTGTCTGA
- a CDS encoding DUF1178 family protein, with translation MKVLNLHCGEGHVFEGWFAGEEDFQAQLQQGLLECPVCGTHEVRKALSAPRLNLGARAPAAPPSAEDAPAPPGAPGAALQAAWLHAARRIMAETEDVGARFADEARRMHYGEAAQRAIRGQASLQETARLLDEGIAVLPLPLPAAAKETLQ, from the coding sequence ATGAAGGTGCTGAACCTGCATTGTGGCGAGGGGCATGTCTTCGAGGGCTGGTTCGCCGGCGAGGAAGATTTCCAGGCCCAGCTGCAGCAAGGCTTGCTTGAATGCCCCGTGTGCGGCACCCATGAGGTGCGCAAGGCCCTCAGCGCGCCCCGCCTGAACCTGGGCGCCAGGGCGCCGGCGGCACCCCCTTCTGCAGAAGACGCCCCCGCGCCGCCGGGCGCTCCTGGCGCGGCGCTGCAAGCGGCCTGGCTGCACGCTGCGCGCAGGATCATGGCCGAGACCGAGGACGTGGGCGCGCGCTTCGCCGACGAGGCGCGCCGCATGCACTACGGCGAAGCGGCGCAGCGCGCCATCCGGGGCCAGGCCAGCCTGCAGGAAACGGCCCGGTTGCTCGACGAAGGCATTGCCGTCCTTCCCTTGCCCCTTCCTGCCGCAGCCAAGGAAACCCTGCAGTAA
- the nuoN gene encoding NADH-quinone oxidoreductase subunit NuoN, which translates to MIDNISWLAVYPEIVLLVMGCVIALVDLGVSSTRRTATYVLTLLTMGVVAVLEGMYAASGNTFYGWGNMVVSDAMGNWLKCFAAVAMMVTLVYGRPYAADRSMLERGGELFTLSIFALLGMFVMISANNFLVIYLGLELLTLSSYALVALRRDHEGSVEAAMKYFVLGAMASGFLLYGMSMLYGATGSLDIGEVFKAINAGQIRHQVLVFGLVFIVAGLAFKMGAVPFHMWIPDVYHGAPTAVTLIIGGAPKLAAFAIAMRLLVDGLLPLAIDWQQMLAVLAIGSLFVGNIIGVMQTNLKRMLAYSTISHMGFMLLGLMSGVVNGTVDATAAENAYSSAMFYVVTYVLTALPAFGVIVLLAREGFESEEIADFAGLNQRSPLYAGVMAVCLFSLAGIPPLVGFYAKLAVLQALVASGSGFHIALAVFAVIMSLIGAFYYLRVVKVMYFDKPLTASRVSAPADVRLTLVANGALVLVLGLLPGGLMALCADAVVRALAS; encoded by the coding sequence ATGATTGACAACATCAGCTGGCTGGCGGTCTACCCCGAGATCGTTCTTCTGGTCATGGGCTGCGTGATCGCCCTGGTGGACCTGGGTGTTTCGAGCACCCGCCGCACCGCGACCTATGTGCTCACCTTGCTGACCATGGGCGTGGTGGCCGTGCTGGAGGGCATGTACGCCGCCAGCGGCAATACCTTCTATGGCTGGGGCAACATGGTCGTGTCCGATGCCATGGGCAACTGGCTCAAGTGCTTCGCGGCCGTCGCCATGATGGTCACCCTGGTCTATGGCCGCCCCTACGCCGCCGACCGCAGCATGCTGGAGCGCGGCGGCGAACTGTTCACGCTGTCCATCTTCGCGCTGCTGGGCATGTTCGTCATGATCTCGGCAAACAACTTCCTGGTGATCTACCTCGGCCTGGAACTGCTCACGCTGTCGAGCTACGCCCTGGTGGCGCTGCGCCGCGACCACGAAGGCTCGGTCGAAGCCGCGATGAAGTACTTCGTGCTCGGCGCGATGGCCAGCGGCTTCCTGCTGTATGGCATGTCGATGCTGTATGGCGCCACCGGCTCGCTGGACATCGGCGAAGTGTTCAAGGCCATCAACGCGGGCCAGATCCGCCACCAGGTGCTGGTGTTCGGCCTGGTCTTCATCGTCGCCGGCCTGGCGTTCAAGATGGGTGCCGTGCCCTTCCACATGTGGATTCCCGACGTGTACCACGGCGCTCCGACCGCGGTGACGCTGATCATCGGCGGCGCGCCCAAGCTGGCGGCGTTCGCCATTGCCATGCGGCTCTTGGTGGACGGCTTGCTGCCCCTGGCGATCGACTGGCAGCAGATGCTGGCCGTGCTCGCCATCGGCTCGCTGTTCGTGGGCAACATCATCGGCGTGATGCAGACCAACCTCAAGCGCATGCTGGCCTACTCGACCATCTCCCATATGGGCTTCATGCTGCTGGGCCTGATGTCGGGCGTGGTCAACGGCACGGTGGACGCCACGGCGGCCGAGAACGCCTACAGCTCCGCCATGTTCTACGTCGTCACCTACGTGCTGACCGCGCTGCCTGCCTTCGGCGTGATCGTGCTGCTGGCCCGCGAAGGCTTCGAGAGCGAGGAAATCGCCGATTTCGCCGGCTTGAACCAGCGCAGTCCGCTGTACGCGGGCGTCATGGCCGTGTGCCTGTTCTCCCTGGCGGGCATTCCGCCGCTGGTGGGCTTCTACGCCAAGCTGGCGGTCCTGCAGGCGCTGGTCGCTTCCGGCAGCGGCTTCCATATCGCACTGGCCGTGTTCGCCGTGATCATGTCCCTGATCGGCGCGTTCTACTACCTGCGCGTGGTGAAGGTCATGTACTTCGACAAGCCCCTGACGGCCTCGCGCGTGTCGGCGCCCGCCGACGTGCGCCTGACCTTGGTTGCCAACGGCGCCCTGGTCCTGGTGCTGGGCCTGCTGCCCGGCGGCCTGATGGCCCTGTGCGCGGACGCCGTCGTGCGCGCGCTGGCTTCCTGA
- a CDS encoding DUF2818 family protein, whose amino-acid sequence MSQSASVWLVILVAFVAANLPFVSRRWLLVGPLAQPAKPLVARLGELVLLYFIVGALALLLERRAGQIAPQGWEFYAVTATLFATFAFPGFVFRYLVRRRR is encoded by the coding sequence ATGTCGCAGTCGGCCTCTGTCTGGCTCGTGATTCTGGTTGCCTTCGTGGCGGCCAACCTTCCCTTCGTCAGCCGGCGCTGGCTGCTGGTCGGCCCCCTGGCCCAGCCAGCCAAGCCCCTGGTGGCGCGCCTGGGTGAGCTGGTGCTGCTGTACTTCATCGTGGGTGCGCTGGCCTTGCTGCTGGAGCGGCGCGCCGGGCAGATCGCGCCCCAGGGCTGGGAGTTCTATGCCGTCACCGCGACCTTGTTCGCGACCTTCGCCTTCCCGGGCTTTGTCTTCCGCTACCTGGTACGCCGCCGCCGCTGA
- a CDS encoding ABC transporter ATP-binding protein, which yields MSDVILETSRLTKEFKGFTAVSDVNLSVRRGSIHALIGPNGAGKTTCFNLLTKFLEPTSGTIRFNGQDITREQPAQIARRGVIRSFQISAVFPHLTLMENVRLGLQRRLGTSFHFWRSEKSLDQLNGRAMQLLAEVGLESLADEVTVNLPYGRKRALEIATTLAMEPELMLLDEPTQGMGHEDVDRVTQLIKKVSAGRTILMVEHNMKVISTIADRITVLQRGAVLAEGAYEEVSNNPQVMEAYMGTTDGQLQGAH from the coding sequence ATGAGTGACGTCATTCTCGAAACCTCCCGCCTGACCAAGGAATTCAAGGGCTTTACCGCCGTCAGCGATGTGAACCTGAGCGTGCGCCGGGGCTCCATCCATGCGCTGATCGGGCCCAATGGCGCAGGCAAGACCACCTGTTTCAACCTGCTCACCAAGTTCCTGGAGCCCACCTCGGGCACCATCCGTTTCAACGGACAGGACATCACCCGTGAGCAGCCCGCGCAGATCGCGCGCCGTGGCGTGATCCGCTCGTTCCAGATCTCCGCCGTCTTCCCGCACCTGACGCTGATGGAGAACGTGCGCCTGGGCCTGCAGCGCAGGCTCGGCACCTCGTTCCATTTCTGGCGCAGCGAGAAGTCGCTCGACCAGCTCAATGGCCGCGCCATGCAACTGCTGGCCGAGGTCGGGTTGGAGTCGCTGGCCGACGAAGTCACCGTGAACCTGCCCTACGGCCGCAAGCGCGCGCTGGAGATCGCCACCACGCTGGCGATGGAGCCCGAGCTCATGCTGCTGGACGAGCCGACGCAGGGCATGGGCCACGAGGACGTGGACCGCGTCACGCAGCTCATCAAGAAGGTGTCGGCCGGCCGCACCATCCTGATGGTGGAACACAACATGAAGGTGATCTCGACCATCGCCGACCGCATCACGGTGCTGCAGCGCGGCGCCGTGCTGGCCGAGGGCGCCTACGAGGAAGTCTCGAACAACCCCCAAGTGATGGAAGCCTACATGGGCACGACGGACGGTCAACTGCAGGGAGCGCACTGA